Proteins encoded together in one Triticum dicoccoides isolate Atlit2015 ecotype Zavitan chromosome 7B, WEW_v2.0, whole genome shotgun sequence window:
- the LOC119336136 gene encoding uncharacterized protein LOC119336136, translating to MQRRTSMSSRPKAEHSVDVDPDAETQSGLGLDASPTNLAAAGHAELGVHGASLAEHSVDVDPDAETQSGLGLGAPLPDLVAAGHADLGVYDAPQAEHDMKVAPDAETQAEHDESLKTGFSGILAGSRKTPAPAYTPGKTEA from the exons ATGCAGCGCCGTACCAGCATGTCGTCGCGACCGAAGGCGGAGCACAGCGTCGACGTTGATCCGGACGCGGAGACCCAGTCCGGGCTGGGCTTGGACGCGTCGCCGACCAACCTCGCCGCTGCTGGGCACGCAGAGCTCGGTGTCCATGGTGCGTCGCTGGCGGAGCACAGCGTGGACGTCGATCCGGACGCGGAGACCCAGTCCGGACTGGGCTTAGGCGCGCCACTGCCAGACCTCGTCGCTGCTGGGCACGCAGACCTCGGCGTCTATGATGCGCCGCAGGCCGAGCACGACATGAAGGTCGCTCCCGACGCGGAGACCCAGGCCGAGCACGACGAATCCTTGAAGACAGGGTTCTCCGGCATACTAGCGGGTTCTAG GAAAACGCCTGCACCGGCGTACACGCCCGGAAAGACCGAGGCGTAG
- the LOC119339246 gene encoding BOI-related E3 ubiquitin-protein ligase 1-like, whose protein sequence is MASVDLQRLRHMLLTTGAGGGHHQLASAASMPASGPCYVAAAPSQRGHQPYADLFTLPLPRPPRTSAAAEQYSEFLAMAAADLAKKGVSHDGAQEMITKKRRRDEQSSMLGAADVLAAHAQQQITDVDSILLKHARKMWTTLAEQRQSQTRLIVSAVEARAAKRLKAKEEEIERTRTMNWALEERLRNLFMEAQMWRDVAQSNEATANVLRGDLQRALDAQAVRGGQENDAESCCWGENQVPLCAEEEVGTPVVDERHATGAGRCKGCREGAAVVLLLPCRHLCVCAPCAAAAQVCPVCGSAKNGSICANFS, encoded by the exons ATGGCCTCGGTGGACCTGCAACGCCTGCGCCACATGTTACTCACCACCGGCGCCGGCGGCGGTCACCACCAGCTCGCCTCCGCCGCTTCTATGCCGGCCAGTGGGCCTTGTTATGTCGCTGCAGCGCCGAGCCAGCGGGGGCACCAGCCGTACGCGGACCTCTTCACGCTGCCGCTGCCACGGCCGCCCAGGACGTCGGCGGCCGCGGAGCAGTATTCGGAGTTCTTGGCGATGGCTGCAGCTGATCTGGCGAAGAAGGGCGTCAGCCACGACGGTGCTCAGGAAATGATAACTAAGAAGCGGAGGCGCGACGAGCAGTCGTCGATGCTTGGCGCGGCCGACGTTCTTGCGGCCCACGCGCAACAGCAGATCACGGACGTCGACAGCATCCTGCTCAAACAT GCGAGAAAGATGTGGACTACTTTGGCGGAGCAGAGGCAGAGCCAGACGAGGCTTATCGTCTCGGCCGTGGAGGCCAGGGCGGCGAAGCGGCTCAAGGCCAAGGAGGAGGAGATTGAGCGGACCAGGACCATGAACTGGGCGCTCGAGGAGCGCCTTAGGAACCTCTTCATGGAGGCTCAGATGTGGCGCGACGTCGCGCAGTCCAACGAGGCCACGGCCAACGTGCTCCGCGGCGACCTTCAGCGGGCGCTCGACGCCCAGGCGGTCCGTGGCGGTCAGGAGAACGACGCCGAGTCGTGCTGCTGGGGGGAGAACCAGGTGCCCCTCTgcgcggaggaggaggtgggcacGCCGGTAGTGGATGAGCGTCACGCGACAGGAGCAGGAAGGTGCAAGGGGTGCCGCGAGGGCgcggctgttgtgctgctgctgccgTGCCGGCACCTCTGCGTGTGCGCGCCGTGCGCGGCCGCGGCGCAGGTGTGCCCGGTGTGCGGAAGCGCCAAGAATGGCAGCATCTGCGCCAACTTTTCGTGA